From the genome of Candidatus Electrothrix communis, one region includes:
- a CDS encoding replication-associated recombination protein A: MNENKKIENHHSIPLAERMRPVSLDDFSGQEHLVGRGRLLRELISNGKIPSLLLWGPPGSGKTTLASILAHSIQADFIFFSAVLSGVKEIRKIVEETKGKKEGEDKPTILFVDEIHRFNKNQQDALLPHVESGLLTLIGATTENPSFEVIAPLLSRCQLLLLQPLTVEDIISILQRALHDKATGLGGYDIEMGREAAEMIAQAADGDCRRALNYLETAAILIVEQESDIPLAITRKTILEVVQGQTLRYDRAGEEHYNLISALHKSLRDSDPDGACYWLGRMLVSGEDPLYIARRLIRFASEDVGVSDPRALDVAISCRRAYDMLGSPEGELALYQATVYLATAPKSNALYLTEKKIKEEIRRSGALPVPLHIRNAPTGLMEKIGYGKGYQYAHDAEDGLVAQEHLPDKLAGKRYYRPTERGFEAVIHDRLSKWRKILQQRAQQQRKKTKKPG, from the coding sequence ATGAATGAAAACAAGAAGATAGAAAATCATCATTCGATACCGTTGGCAGAGCGTATGCGACCGGTTTCGCTGGATGATTTTTCCGGACAGGAGCACCTTGTCGGCAGGGGAAGATTACTCCGTGAGTTAATAAGCAACGGCAAAATTCCCTCCTTACTTCTCTGGGGTCCACCGGGCTCTGGAAAAACCACCTTGGCCTCTATTTTGGCCCATAGTATCCAGGCTGATTTTATATTCTTCTCAGCCGTGTTATCTGGGGTGAAAGAGATTAGGAAAATTGTTGAGGAGACAAAAGGAAAAAAAGAGGGAGAAGATAAACCAACCATCCTTTTTGTTGATGAAATTCATCGTTTTAACAAGAATCAGCAGGATGCCTTATTACCCCATGTGGAAAGCGGTCTACTTACCTTGATCGGCGCAACAACGGAAAACCCCTCCTTTGAGGTTATTGCGCCCCTGCTCTCACGCTGCCAGCTGCTGCTTTTGCAGCCACTTACCGTTGAAGATATCATAAGCATTCTCCAGCGGGCTTTGCACGACAAAGCCACCGGATTAGGCGGTTATGATATTGAAATGGGAAGAGAGGCTGCAGAGATGATCGCCCAAGCTGCTGACGGCGATTGTCGGCGGGCCCTTAACTATCTTGAGACCGCTGCAATTCTTATCGTAGAACAAGAGAGCGATATACCGTTGGCTATCACTCGCAAAACCATTCTTGAGGTGGTGCAGGGGCAGACACTTCGTTATGATCGAGCCGGAGAAGAGCATTATAACCTGATTTCAGCTCTGCATAAGAGCCTGCGTGATAGTGACCCAGATGGAGCCTGCTATTGGTTGGGGCGAATGCTCGTCAGCGGTGAAGACCCGCTCTATATTGCCAGACGTTTGATTCGTTTTGCCAGCGAGGATGTGGGAGTCAGCGATCCAAGAGCCTTGGATGTGGCAATCAGCTGCCGTAGGGCCTACGACATGCTCGGTTCTCCTGAGGGTGAACTGGCCTTATATCAGGCCACAGTGTATCTTGCTACGGCCCCGAAAAGCAATGCCTTGTATTTAACAGAAAAAAAGATTAAAGAAGAAATACGTCGTTCCGGCGCATTGCCCGTTCCCCTCCATATCCGCAATGCCCCCACAGGTTTAATGGAAAAAATCGGGTACGGGAAAGGATATCAGTATGCCCATGACGCCGAGGATGGCTTGGTCGCTCAGGAACATTTGCCAGATAAACTCGCTGGAAAGCGTTATTATCGGCCCACGGAGAGAGGATTCGAAGCTGTTATCCATGATCGCTTGAGTAAATGGCGAAAAATTCTTCAGCAACGGGCACAGCAACAGCGGAAGAAGACAAAAAAGCCGGGATAA
- a CDS encoding adenylate/guanylate cyclase domain-containing protein, which yields MLPDILLIADEPELCQQVADILHEYDVDWCFEYEALNICIHQPVRVVLVVQDLPGASGIELFDNLRASRPGLLGFLIVDRESAGGLCPAAMDSGFAGLFSPPLDPDHVRDRIAKAMESAALREENARLRALLPLYGLGEHFMSSTSQHDVLESLLNVIGDQTAADSLSVMLYDKEEGVLRIAASRGIPEEMIDQIRIKPGDKIAGRVFQERKPVILNQETQNDSRFADLLKRPEIVSAVSFPMIVRDKILGVLNVSYTDGDIRFADSDIEILGIFSTQAALAVENVHAFESVAQEARLQALLEQYVAPEVAEVLLASDAALTTGLGEIKEATVLFADIRNFTGMVQEIPLAILREFLNEFFQLFTETIFEYRGTVDKFMGDAVLAIFGALIELDNPSFTAIETALAIQERFADLKKEWEGKDPFFTTIDLGFAVTRGEMFLGNVGSARRLDYTVIGTEVNIAQRLASKATSSRIYITDKVLEDLERKQPARKVLVKDVGKMVLKGVQYSVPTFSVLGLEKETK from the coding sequence ATGCTGCCGGATATCCTGTTGATTGCGGACGAGCCCGAACTGTGTCAACAGGTGGCTGACATATTGCATGAGTATGATGTGGACTGGTGCTTCGAGTACGAGGCCTTGAACATTTGTATTCATCAACCGGTCAGAGTAGTTCTCGTCGTTCAGGACCTACCTGGGGCAAGCGGGATAGAGCTGTTTGACAACCTGCGTGCCTCTCGGCCCGGTCTGCTCGGTTTTTTGATAGTGGACAGGGAATCTGCTGGCGGCCTTTGTCCGGCAGCAATGGACAGCGGTTTTGCCGGACTGTTTTCCCCCCCCCTTGATCCTGATCACGTTCGGGACAGAATTGCTAAAGCAATGGAGTCAGCTGCCCTGCGGGAAGAAAATGCCCGACTTCGCGCCCTGCTCCCCCTGTATGGCTTGGGGGAACATTTCATGTCCTCCACCAGTCAGCATGATGTCCTGGAAAGCCTGCTCAATGTTATCGGTGACCAGACAGCGGCAGACAGCCTCTCGGTCATGTTGTATGACAAGGAGGAAGGCGTTCTCCGCATTGCCGCTTCTCGGGGTATTCCTGAAGAGATGATTGATCAAATCAGGATAAAACCCGGTGATAAGATTGCAGGTCGGGTTTTTCAGGAGCGCAAGCCGGTCATCTTGAATCAGGAGACACAGAATGACTCCAGATTTGCTGATTTACTGAAACGGCCAGAAATCGTCTCTGCGGTCTCCTTTCCCATGATCGTTCGTGATAAAATTCTTGGTGTTCTCAATGTCAGTTATACTGACGGCGATATCCGATTTGCTGATTCCGACATTGAAATCCTCGGTATCTTCAGTACCCAAGCTGCCTTGGCCGTAGAAAATGTTCATGCCTTTGAATCAGTGGCCCAGGAAGCCAGATTGCAGGCCCTGCTGGAGCAATATGTTGCTCCTGAGGTGGCAGAGGTACTGCTTGCCAGTGATGCTGCTCTGACTACCGGCCTCGGTGAAATAAAGGAGGCAACTGTCCTTTTCGCGGATATCCGTAACTTCACCGGGATGGTCCAGGAAATTCCTTTGGCTATTCTGCGCGAATTTCTCAACGAATTTTTTCAGCTTTTTACCGAGACCATTTTCGAATACCGGGGCACTGTAGATAAGTTCATGGGGGATGCTGTCTTGGCGATCTTTGGTGCCCTTATAGAGCTCGACAACCCCTCCTTCACCGCTATAGAGACCGCTCTTGCTATCCAAGAACGCTTTGCTGACCTCAAAAAGGAGTGGGAGGGAAAGGATCCTTTTTTTACCACCATTGATCTGGGATTTGCCGTAACCCGGGGGGAAATGTTTCTTGGTAATGTTGGCTCGGCCAGACGCTTGGATTATACCGTCATCGGAACCGAGGTGAATATTGCTCAGCGCTTGGCTTCAAAAGCAACTTCTTCCAGAATATATATAACTGATAAGGTCCTTGAGGATCTGGAGCGCAAACAGCCTGCTCGGAAAGTGCTGGTAAAAGATGTGGGCAAGATGGTTTTGAAGGGTGTACAGTACTCTGTCCCGACATTCAGCGTGCTGGGATTAGAGAAAGAAACAAAGTAA
- a CDS encoding NAD-dependent succinate-semialdehyde dehydrogenase, giving the protein MILKNKELLCSRCFIGGDWVSSGNGKSIAVHNPANGALVGSVPSLGREETLQAIKAGEAAWPAWRSKTAHERSRLIRRWYDLIIANQEDLASIMTAEQGKPLAESRGEILYAASFVEWFAEEGKRVYGDTIPMAQPGKRIIVLKQPIGVCAAITPWNFPSAMITRKAAPALAAGCPVVVKPASQTPLSALALAKLAQEAGIPPGIFNVLTGSASEIGGALTESSTVRKLSFTGSTEIGKMLMRQCADTVKKISLELGGHAPFIVFDDADLDEAVTNAVASKYRNSGQTCVCANRFIVQEGVYDAFAEKLIKAVQEQLKVGNGFDEGVNQGPLIDLNAVQKVEQQIKDALGKGARLGSGGKRVGETGFFFEPTILLDVTTEMQIAYEETFGPVAPLFSFSTEEEAVALANDTPYGLASYFFSKDIGRCWRVSEALEYGMVGVNTGIMSTESAPFGGIKESGIGREGSKYGIDEYLEQKYLCLGGLEK; this is encoded by the coding sequence ATGATTTTAAAAAATAAAGAGTTGCTGTGCAGCCGTTGTTTTATCGGCGGGGATTGGGTCTCCTCCGGAAATGGAAAAAGCATTGCCGTGCATAACCCGGCAAACGGTGCATTGGTAGGCTCTGTTCCTTCCTTGGGACGGGAAGAAACGCTTCAGGCTATAAAGGCGGGCGAGGCTGCTTGGCCTGCATGGAGAAGCAAAACCGCCCATGAACGTTCGCGTCTTATTCGGCGTTGGTATGATCTGATCATTGCGAATCAGGAAGATTTAGCGAGCATCATGACTGCGGAGCAGGGCAAGCCGCTAGCAGAGTCACGGGGAGAGATTCTCTACGCAGCCAGCTTTGTGGAATGGTTTGCCGAGGAAGGGAAACGGGTATACGGGGACACTATCCCTATGGCCCAGCCAGGGAAACGGATCATTGTCTTAAAGCAACCAATCGGTGTTTGTGCGGCCATCACCCCCTGGAACTTTCCTTCTGCTATGATCACCCGGAAAGCAGCTCCGGCCCTGGCCGCTGGTTGTCCGGTGGTCGTGAAACCTGCCAGCCAGACCCCGTTGTCCGCTCTGGCCTTGGCCAAGCTTGCCCAGGAGGCAGGGATACCGCCGGGTATCTTTAATGTTCTGACCGGATCAGCCTCTGAAATAGGCGGGGCATTAACAGAAAGCTCGACCGTCCGAAAGCTCAGTTTTACCGGTTCCACCGAAATCGGGAAGATGCTGATGCGCCAATGTGCAGATACGGTCAAGAAGATTTCCCTGGAGCTGGGCGGACATGCCCCGTTTATCGTTTTTGACGATGCGGATTTGGACGAAGCGGTTACCAACGCTGTTGCCTCAAAATATCGTAATTCAGGCCAGACTTGTGTTTGTGCCAATCGTTTTATTGTCCAGGAGGGCGTCTATGATGCCTTTGCGGAAAAACTGATAAAAGCGGTGCAGGAGCAGCTCAAGGTCGGCAACGGCTTTGATGAAGGAGTGAACCAAGGACCGCTTATCGATCTGAATGCTGTCCAAAAAGTGGAGCAACAGATCAAAGATGCCTTGGGGAAAGGGGCCCGGTTAGGATCCGGGGGTAAAAGAGTCGGTGAAACCGGTTTCTTTTTTGAACCGACTATCCTTCTTGATGTGACCACCGAGATGCAGATCGCCTATGAGGAGACCTTTGGTCCGGTGGCCCCACTCTTTTCTTTTTCTACGGAAGAAGAAGCTGTTGCCCTGGCCAATGACACACCTTACGGTTTGGCCTCGTATTTTTTCAGCAAGGATATAGGTCGATGCTGGCGCGTGTCCGAGGCCTTGGAGTACGGCATGGTCGGCGTCAATACCGGTATCATGTCAACAGAATCCGCTCCCTTTGGCGGCATCAAGGAGTCGGGTATCGGTCGTGAGGGCTCCAAGTACGGCATTGACGAATACCTGGAACAGAAATATCTCTGCCTTGGCGGGCTTGAAAAGTAG
- the folE2 gene encoding GTP cyclohydrolase FolE2: MKLHSVGIKHFTCPVSVREQKGGVQQTVAEINLQASLPHRFKQSCLETFTCILAKYQQDMHIKIFPELLAEVQSNLQAEQAEMEMQFPYFIAKKAPVTGTESLMEYDCSFIGSIDDQKHQLLLKVSVPLTTLCPCSKEISTQGAHNQRAEVILTVKPLGFIWLEELISMVESCGSCELYALLKRPDEKFVTEEAYANPMFVEDVVRKVAQKAKNHEMIGWFSVSVESFESIHKHSAYAYVDSTDLD; encoded by the coding sequence ATGAAATTACATTCCGTCGGCATAAAACATTTTACCTGCCCTGTTTCCGTTCGGGAACAAAAAGGGGGCGTGCAGCAGACTGTTGCTGAAATCAACTTACAGGCCTCTCTGCCCCACCGCTTTAAGCAGTCCTGCCTTGAGACATTTACCTGCATTTTGGCTAAGTATCAGCAGGATATGCACATAAAAATTTTCCCGGAACTCCTGGCTGAGGTGCAGAGCAATCTCCAGGCGGAACAGGCGGAAATGGAAATGCAATTTCCTTATTTTATCGCGAAAAAAGCCCCTGTAACCGGGACAGAGAGCCTGATGGAGTATGACTGTTCCTTTATCGGGAGTATTGATGACCAGAAGCATCAGCTCCTCTTAAAGGTCAGCGTCCCTCTTACCACGCTTTGTCCCTGCTCTAAAGAAATCAGCACCCAAGGCGCACATAATCAGCGGGCCGAGGTTATCCTGACGGTAAAGCCTCTGGGGTTCATCTGGTTGGAAGAGCTGATCTCTATGGTGGAAAGCTGCGGCTCCTGTGAACTCTATGCTCTCCTGAAGCGGCCTGATGAAAAATTTGTCACCGAAGAAGCCTATGCCAATCCCATGTTTGTTGAAGATGTGGTGAGAAAGGTTGCCCAGAAAGCAAAAAATCATGAGATGATAGGCTGGTTTTCGGTCAGCGTGGAGAGCTTTGAGTCCATCCACAAACACAGCGCCTATGCCTATGTCGACAGTACCGACTTGGACTAA